The following coding sequences lie in one Halarsenatibacter silvermanii genomic window:
- a CDS encoding Ldh family oxidoreductase has protein sequence MNDDSIIKVNHSRLAEFSQEMLKAAGLEENGAEIAASSLIEANLMGIDTHGVMRLPIYCRRLKENMVNPNPEIEFEKRSPATGMIDGKNGQGQIVGHKATEKVIGLAREEGAGFVGVKMSNHFGIAGFFSRRIIKEDQIGIVFSNAPSCLVPFGGGEPYFGTNPISVGFPTGKNFDIIIDMATSRVAMGKIIMAEKNNQQIPEDWAIDQNGTPTTDPREAKKGGLLPAGGPKGSALALMVSIFTGVLTGAKWGEHLRSMFKNFEEPQNFGHFFGAFDIESFISSAEYYERINSLVDEIKSIPPAAGFEEVKLPGEIEAEEKKKRIEQGIPLKKEIAGELKKLNKRLKAGMELFPDENEL, from the coding sequence ATGAATGATGACTCCATTATTAAAGTAAATCACTCTCGGCTGGCAGAGTTCAGCCAGGAGATGTTAAAAGCTGCTGGACTGGAAGAAAATGGAGCAGAAATAGCTGCATCTTCCTTGATAGAAGCCAACTTGATGGGCATAGACACCCATGGTGTGATGAGATTACCTATATACTGCCGCAGATTAAAAGAGAATATGGTGAATCCCAATCCCGAGATTGAATTTGAAAAACGCTCGCCGGCAACAGGAATGATAGACGGTAAAAACGGGCAGGGCCAGATTGTAGGTCACAAAGCTACAGAGAAAGTTATCGGACTCGCCCGGGAAGAAGGAGCGGGATTTGTAGGCGTGAAAATGAGTAATCATTTCGGAATTGCCGGCTTCTTTTCCCGGCGGATTATTAAAGAAGATCAAATAGGAATTGTTTTTTCCAATGCTCCTTCCTGTCTGGTTCCTTTTGGAGGTGGGGAGCCATACTTTGGCACCAATCCTATATCTGTCGGTTTTCCTACGGGAAAAAACTTTGACATAATCATCGATATGGCTACCAGCAGGGTTGCAATGGGGAAAATAATTATGGCTGAAAAAAATAATCAGCAAATTCCCGAAGACTGGGCCATTGATCAAAATGGAACCCCGACTACAGATCCCCGCGAAGCCAAAAAAGGGGGGCTTTTGCCCGCAGGAGGCCCTAAAGGTTCTGCTCTCGCTTTGATGGTCTCCATTTTTACCGGGGTTTTAACCGGAGCAAAATGGGGGGAGCATCTGCGTTCGATGTTCAAAAATTTTGAGGAACCTCAGAATTTTGGTCACTTTTTTGGAGCTTTTGATATCGAAAGTTTTATTTCATCTGCAGAATATTATGAGAGAATAAATAGCCTGGTCGATGAGATTAAAAGTATTCCTCCGGCTGCAGGGTTTGAGGAGGTAAAACTACCCGGTGAGATCGAAGCCGAAGAAAAGAAAAAAAGAATTGAGCAGGGAATTCCTCTAAAAAAAGAAATTGCTGGTGAGCTGAAAAAATTGAACAAAAGACTGAAAGCGGGAATGGAACTATTTCCAGATGAAAATGAATTATAA
- a CDS encoding GntR family transcriptional regulator: MGKSPDRKKRLEDAHMHLIERISKMQSQRQQGQNLSDKAYRIIKNSIITCELEPGSYLSENMLAEALEMSRTPIREAIKLLQEENLLTAEKSQGIYVSDISLSDVKQLYATREALECKALDLARDSLDKKRFDELKNQLEEYLIKLKRGEELDYEVMAASDRKFHMAIIEESENDYIKNFMNNIYAQISRYQYLSARAHSDIEDSIYQHLQLIELIQNESFAETIKKLKIHIDKAAQNIIYGIFH; the protein is encoded by the coding sequence ATGGGAAAATCTCCAGATAGGAAGAAGCGTTTAGAGGATGCCCATATGCATTTGATCGAAAGAATTTCCAAAATGCAGTCCCAAAGACAGCAGGGCCAGAACCTCTCTGACAAAGCATACAGGATTATTAAAAATTCAATTATTACCTGTGAGCTTGAACCCGGCAGTTATCTGAGTGAAAATATGCTGGCTGAGGCTCTGGAAATGAGCAGAACCCCGATCAGAGAGGCCATAAAACTTTTGCAGGAAGAAAATTTGCTTACAGCGGAGAAGAGCCAGGGAATTTATGTGAGCGATATAAGTCTCAGCGATGTAAAACAGCTTTATGCTACCAGAGAAGCGCTGGAGTGCAAAGCTCTGGATTTAGCCAGGGATTCATTGGATAAAAAAAGATTTGATGAGCTAAAAAATCAGCTGGAGGAATATCTCATAAAATTAAAAAGAGGTGAAGAATTGGATTATGAAGTTATGGCTGCCAGCGATCGGAAATTTCATATGGCGATCATAGAGGAAAGCGAAAATGATTATATTAAAAATTTCATGAACAATATTTATGCTCAGATCAGCAGATACCAGTATTTATCTGCAAGGGCTCACAGCGATATAGAAGACTCCATCTATCAACATCTGCAATTAATCGAACTCATACAGAATGAGAGTTTTGCAGAAACAATAAAAAAACTGAAAATACATATCGACAAAGCCGCCCAAAATATAATATACGGCATATTTCATTAG
- a CDS encoding guanine permease, with amino-acid sequence MIQDLLAALGVVVNGLPQGLLAMSFGFAAVPSAIAFIIGAVGVGALGLVAPISFQAETITLAGKLGDSYREKLSMVFMSGAIMGIIGVFGLLETVIDFVGTVITSGMMAGVGIMLSLVAVNMTRENRPVGLSSIATGLLVYVFTQDLVYTIVLSVAAGSVVGYLIEGERPGDFATEELLKIRRPVLNLPVLRGALALVCLTIGANIAFGEITASLAGRPINIDHLTVVSGLGNMGSSLFGGAPVESIISATGAAPRPVLSAVMMMSIMAVILLAGFLPRLGKYVPAQAISGFLLVLGAIVTVPDNLEAAAADPLVGGVTVTMTAITDPFIGLVSGLVVKMLSTAVGL; translated from the coding sequence ATGATACAGGATCTGCTGGCCGCCTTAGGGGTGGTTGTCAACGGACTTCCCCAGGGGCTTTTAGCGATGTCCTTCGGTTTTGCCGCAGTCCCCAGCGCCATAGCCTTTATTATCGGAGCTGTCGGCGTCGGGGCGCTGGGCCTGGTCGCTCCAATTTCCTTTCAGGCCGAGACGATAACACTCGCCGGAAAACTGGGAGATAGTTATCGCGAGAAGCTCTCCATGGTATTTATGTCCGGCGCTATCATGGGAATCATCGGGGTTTTTGGCCTGCTGGAGACGGTGATTGATTTCGTGGGAACGGTCATAACCAGCGGCATGATGGCGGGAGTGGGGATCATGCTGAGCCTGGTAGCTGTCAATATGACCCGGGAAAACCGGCCGGTGGGCCTGAGTTCGATCGCGACCGGCCTTTTAGTCTATGTATTCACCCAGGATCTCGTCTATACCATCGTGTTATCGGTGGCCGCGGGAAGCGTCGTCGGTTATCTCATCGAGGGAGAGCGCCCCGGCGATTTTGCCACCGAAGAGCTGCTCAAAATCCGCCGGCCTGTGCTGAATCTGCCCGTGCTGCGCGGAGCGCTGGCTTTGGTGTGTCTCACCATAGGAGCCAATATAGCTTTTGGGGAGATAACTGCCTCGCTGGCAGGTCGACCTATCAATATCGATCACCTGACCGTTGTCAGCGGGCTGGGCAATATGGGCTCTTCTCTCTTCGGCGGAGCCCCGGTGGAATCGATCATCTCCGCAACCGGCGCGGCTCCCCGGCCGGTGCTGTCAGCAGTCATGATGATGAGCATCATGGCCGTCATTCTGCTCGCCGGGTTTCTGCCCCGGCTGGGCAAATACGTGCCCGCTCAGGCTATATCGGGGTTTCTGCTGGTGCTGGGAGCTATAGTCACCGTACCCGATAATCTGGAAGCAGCAGCGGCCGATCCGCTGGTGGGCGGAGTAACGGTAACCATGACCGCCATAACCGATCCCTTTATCGGTCTGGTTTCCGGGCTCGTCGTCAAAATGCTCTCCACCGCGGTAGGATTGTAG
- a CDS encoding phosphoribosyltransferase family protein codes for MDKYELDICGLKRELPIIQIEEDLAIASFVILGDTELLIRAAPELASRLPEFDLLISAEAKGIPLIHEVARFFDMNYIVARKSVKSYMRDPLIVEVDSVTTREKQVLCLDRCNADKIAGKKVAIIDDVVSTGASMEAVATLVEQAGGEVAARAALLAEGQARGREDIIYLEILPLFDGEGRPLE; via the coding sequence ATGGATAAATACGAACTGGATATATGCGGGCTCAAAAGAGAGCTGCCGATCATTCAGATCGAAGAAGATCTGGCCATAGCCAGCTTCGTCATCCTGGGTGATACCGAACTGCTCATCCGGGCCGCTCCCGAACTGGCTTCCCGGCTGCCGGAATTTGATCTGCTGATCTCGGCCGAAGCCAAGGGTATTCCACTCATTCACGAAGTCGCCCGCTTTTTCGATATGAACTATATAGTTGCCCGCAAAAGCGTCAAATCCTACATGAGAGATCCGCTTATAGTCGAGGTCGATTCGGTCACCACACGGGAAAAACAGGTGCTCTGTCTCGACCGCTGCAATGCCGATAAAATTGCCGGGAAAAAGGTGGCGATAATAGATGATGTGGTCAGCACCGGAGCCTCTATGGAGGCTGTGGCAACTCTGGTCGAGCAGGCCGGAGGAGAGGTAGCCGCCAGGGCCGCCCTGCTGGCTGAGGGTCAGGCCCGGGGGCGGGAGGATATAATCTATCTCGAAATACTTCCGCTCTTCGATGGAGAGGGCCGGCCGCTGGAATAA
- a CDS encoding HpcH/HpaI aldolase family protein: MGQKNLKEKLLEGEKCPGIFQVLDHPGVSRIIAAADFDWVVLDGEHGHFTSSSLRNCLEVLQGRDISPLIRAPDNDTAIIKQILDIGPEGILIPLVSDREECESAVSASKYPPRGIRGIGPGRATNYGDNMKEYLESANDDILTAVQAETVGAVNNIEEIAEVEGLDMIFIGPFDLSGSMGIPGQTDHQRVQKAVDKIIKVCRRQDVALGMWCEDEEHADRMYEKGVQFLVCSTESMIFSQGLDESREKFSDF, from the coding sequence ATGGGCCAGAAAAATTTAAAAGAAAAGCTTCTGGAGGGAGAAAAATGCCCGGGTATCTTTCAGGTGCTGGACCATCCCGGCGTATCAAGGATTATAGCTGCCGCTGACTTCGACTGGGTGGTTTTGGATGGCGAACACGGTCATTTTACCAGCTCCAGTCTGAGAAACTGCCTGGAAGTTCTGCAGGGACGAGATATTTCGCCTCTCATCAGAGCGCCCGATAATGATACAGCCATCATAAAGCAGATTCTGGATATAGGGCCGGAAGGAATATTGATCCCGCTGGTATCCGACCGCGAAGAATGCGAGTCGGCCGTTTCAGCCAGCAAGTATCCTCCCCGGGGCATCAGAGGTATAGGTCCCGGTCGGGCCACCAATTATGGAGATAATATGAAGGAATATCTGGAAAGCGCAAACGATGATATTTTGACAGCCGTTCAGGCCGAAACTGTCGGAGCTGTGAATAATATAGAGGAGATTGCAGAGGTGGAGGGCCTGGATATGATCTTCATAGGGCCTTTCGATCTCTCCGGCTCTATGGGTATACCGGGGCAGACCGACCATCAGCGGGTGCAGAAGGCGGTGGATAAGATCATAAAAGTCTGCCGCCGCCAGGATGTCGCTCTCGGAATGTGGTGTGAAGATGAAGAACACGCCGACAGGATGTACGAGAAGGGAGTGCAGTTTCTCGTCTGCAGCACGGAGTCGATGATCTTTTCTCAGGGGCTTGATGAGAGCCGGGAAAAATTTTCCGATTTTTAG
- a CDS encoding NADH-dependent [FeFe] hydrogenase, group A6 → MIELTIDNKQVTVEPGTTILEAASQINVNIPTLCFADDLEVYGGCRLCVVEVEGQDQLRPACNTRAREGMEIKTHSPRVREVRENLFEMIIASHNISCELNCLICSRQSSCELEDLAQDIGVSRVRLEPSGNGEEELDRSSFSIVREPQKCINCTRCIRKCEEVQGVGVFAKANRGPETKVTTFRDKGMGNVECTNCGQCVVSCPTGALHEVYHQDGVWDAIYDDDKHVIVQTAPSVRVAIAEPFGKEPGTIATGQMVAALRKLGFDRVFDTNFTADLTIMEEGTEVVERVLNDDHLPVLTSCSPGWIKFIEHFYPEYLENLSTAKSPQQMFGAVAKSYYADKMGLAEDELVVVSIMPCTAKKFEANRPEMGDDVDYVLTTREAARMLKSVGIDACQLEPEDYDEMLGVSSGAGDIFGASGGVMEAAVRTAYNLITGEELEEIDVTPVRGLQGLKTAEVPVTDDITLKVGVAHGLSNAQKMMEKIEAGEEFHFVEMMACPGGCISGGGQPINTDMTWEEVRERRINSLYDIDENKELRRSHENPRIQKLYQEFLDEPGSSRAHKLLHTDYTFRGVPGG, encoded by the coding sequence ATGATTGAACTGACCATCGATAACAAGCAGGTAACCGTCGAGCCGGGCACCACAATTTTAGAAGCGGCCAGCCAGATCAATGTGAATATACCCACCCTCTGTTTTGCCGATGATCTCGAAGTTTACGGGGGCTGCCGGCTCTGCGTGGTGGAAGTCGAGGGCCAGGACCAGCTGCGGCCGGCCTGCAACACCAGAGCCCGGGAGGGAATGGAGATCAAAACCCATTCTCCCCGCGTGAGAGAGGTAAGAGAGAATTTATTCGAGATGATCATAGCCTCGCACAATATCAGCTGTGAGCTCAACTGTCTGATCTGCAGCCGTCAGAGCAGCTGTGAGCTCGAAGATTTAGCTCAGGATATCGGCGTCAGCCGCGTGCGCCTCGAGCCGAGCGGGAATGGCGAGGAAGAACTCGACCGTTCCAGCTTTTCCATAGTGAGGGAGCCGCAAAAATGCATCAACTGCACCCGTTGTATCAGAAAATGCGAGGAAGTTCAGGGGGTCGGCGTCTTTGCCAAAGCCAACCGCGGCCCCGAGACAAAGGTAACCACCTTCCGGGATAAAGGCATGGGCAATGTGGAATGCACCAACTGCGGTCAGTGCGTTGTCTCCTGTCCGACCGGCGCTCTGCATGAGGTCTATCATCAGGACGGCGTCTGGGATGCCATTTACGATGATGATAAGCATGTTATCGTGCAGACTGCTCCCTCGGTACGTGTGGCGATAGCTGAACCCTTCGGAAAAGAACCGGGTACCATCGCCACCGGTCAGATGGTGGCCGCTTTGAGAAAACTCGGGTTTGACCGGGTATTCGACACCAATTTCACTGCTGATCTAACCATAATGGAGGAAGGTACCGAAGTGGTCGAGAGGGTATTAAACGATGATCATCTGCCGGTTTTGACATCCTGCAGCCCCGGCTGGATCAAATTCATCGAGCATTTTTATCCCGAATATCTCGAAAATCTCTCCACGGCCAAATCGCCGCAGCAGATGTTCGGGGCGGTGGCCAAAAGTTATTATGCCGATAAAATGGGGCTGGCTGAGGATGAGCTCGTGGTGGTCTCCATAATGCCCTGCACCGCCAAAAAGTTTGAGGCCAACCGGCCGGAGATGGGCGATGATGTTGATTATGTGCTGACCACCCGCGAGGCGGCCCGCATGCTGAAATCGGTCGGTATCGATGCCTGCCAGCTGGAACCGGAGGATTATGATGAGATGCTGGGCGTCTCCTCAGGAGCCGGCGATATTTTCGGAGCCAGCGGCGGCGTTATGGAAGCGGCCGTCAGAACTGCCTATAATCTCATAACCGGCGAGGAGCTCGAGGAGATCGATGTCACTCCGGTCAGAGGTCTGCAGGGATTGAAGACGGCCGAGGTACCTGTCACCGACGATATTACCCTGAAGGTGGGCGTGGCCCACGGCCTCAGCAATGCTCAAAAGATGATGGAGAAGATAGAAGCGGGAGAGGAATTTCATTTTGTCGAGATGATGGCCTGTCCGGGCGGCTGTATCAGCGGCGGGGGCCAGCCGATCAATACCGATATGACCTGGGAAGAGGTGAGGGAACGGAGAATAAACTCGCTTTATGATATAGATGAGAACAAGGAGCTGCGCCGTTCCCATGAAAACCCCAGAATCCAGAAACTCTATCAGGAATTTCTGGATGAACCGGGCAGCTCCCGGGCCCATAAGCTGCTGCACACCGATTACACCTTCAGAGGCGTGCCGGGAGGATAA